Part of the uncultured Cohaesibacter sp. genome is shown below.
CGCCCTGCAGTCCGTCGGCGCCATCCCCGAAGCCGCCATGCCTCCGATCAAGAGCGCCACCACCCTTCTGACCATCCTCTCTATGGCCGGGCTCGGCCTGATGGTTGACGTCAAGTCGGTTTTTGCCTCAAGCGGCCGGGTTCTGGCAACGGGCACCCTGTCCATCCTGTTCCTCGGCGCTCTCGGTGCCTCGGCCATCGCCCTCCTGTCACTCTGAAGGCCACACCTGAAAGGGAGAGCGGCTTTCCGCCCCTCTCCCGCTGTCGTCAGCGGCACAGGGCCGAAAGAGCTTCCTCAAGCCTGCCAAGATCCGCTTCCGTGACATGCAGGTGCGGTGCAAACCGCAGGGCATTGCCACGGCGGCTGATAAAGACATTCCGTGCCGCCAGATCGGCAGTGATCGTCGGAGACAGGGGCTTCGCACTTGCCGCCCCCAGAATGTGCGGGCTGCGAAAAGCCTCTGGCACAGGCTCGAACCCGACCGCTTCGAGCATCCCTGCAATCCGGCCATTGATGCCCTTCAAAGCCGAAGCAATCCGCTCCACGCCCCAGTCCCCCAACTGGCGCAAGCCGACGAGGCCTGCTGGCAAGAGAGTCGGAATGGACTTCTGCCCCATGTCGAACCGGCGCGCACCGGGCTGATAGTCATCGGTGTAGTTGACCAGGTTTTCGAACACTTCCGCTCCCGCCCGGCCCAGCCATGTCTCTTCAAGCGGACGGGCATCATGCCACTGCGGGGCAGCATAGAACAGGCTGAGACCATAGGGAAAGAGCAGCCATTTATAGCCCGCCGCAATCATGAAATCCGGACAAACCCGATCAAGATCCAGTGGCATGGCGCCAAGGGACTGGGTCACCTCCACGACCAGCGAAGCACCACAGGCCCGTGTCGCATCGGCAATCGCAGCAAGATCCAGAACCGCACCGTTGGTCCAGTGACAGTTGGGCACGGCGACCAGGCGGGTGTTGGAGGTGATCCGCTCAAGGACCGCCCGTGTCCAGTCATGGTCATCCGGCGTCGCAACAATCACCAGCCTTGCTCCACTCACCCGGCTGGCGCGCAACCACGGCAGATAGTTCGAGGGAAAGGCCTCGTGCAAGACAACGATCTCGTCCGACGGCGACAGCAGCTCCTCGTATATCCGCCCCACCGTCGCGGTTCCGTAACTGGCCGATGGAATGACCGCGTAGCAGTCCGCTGCCCCGCCAAGAGCTCGGGCCGCCAACTGGCGAAACGCCTCTGCCGGCGCGAAGAAATCGCCCGGCGTCCGCTGCCAGGGATGGCATTTGGTAAGCGCACCTTCGACCAGCGCCTCTGCGGCTTCCCGCAGCAGCGGGGCGTTATAGGCGCAGTTGAAATAGGCGATATCCGGCGGAATATCGAATAGCTGTCTTTGAGCTTGCAACATGGTGATGACGTCCTCCTTGTTTCACATGCGGACCCGACGTCCTCCATGTGAGACAATCTTTAAATTGTCCCAAGGCAACGGAGCAACAGCAACATTGTATATGAGACAATGAATGGCATAACTTGTCGGATTTCAAAAGATCTGCTCTCAACAAGGGGGTATTGATCTGATACAATCTGCCATTGTTCAGGCATACAGAGCCGTTGGGTGCAGCCCAAGACGGCAGGAGAGAAAGCCATGCGTACCAAGTTCCGTCAGGTCGTCTCCACGCTGGCCGAGCAGATCCAGTCCGGCACCCTGGCTCCGGGAGACCGACTGCCAACCCACAGGCAGCTTGCCTATCGCCATGGCCTGTCGCTGGGAACTGCAACACGGGTGTTTGCCGAACTCGAAGCCATGGGATTGACCGTTGGCGAGGTCGGACGCGGCACCTTCGTGCGCATGAATGGCGAGGCGCGCGCTGTCGACTTCGCCTTGTCCGATCCGGATCGGCAACTGGTCGACTTCAGCCTCAACCGTTTTATTCTACCAGAGCAGGACGCCCTTTTTGCCGATACGGTTGCCAAAGTGCTCGACAATCCCGACGGCAGCATGCTCGACTACCGGAACAACGCCGGATCAGGGTCCGACCGCCGCAGGATCACCTGCTGGCTCAACGACGACCGGGATGAAGCGCAAGCTGATCCTGACCAACTCACGATCTGTGCCGGTGGCCAGCATGCCCTGATGCTGACCCTGCTCGCCGTCTGCCGTCCCGGCCAGATTGTCGCCGTCGAGCGTTTTACCTATCCCGTTGTACGGCTGGTGTGCGAGATGCTACATCTGGAGGTCGTCACCGTCAAAAGCGATGCGGAGGGGATTTGCCCCGCAGACCTCGACGCCCTGTGCGCCCGTTTGCCAGTCCGCCTTCTGTTCACCATGCCCAACATCCAGAACCCGACTTCGGTGACAATGCCCCTTGCCCGGCGGCAGGCCATCGCCCGCATTCTCAAGGACAGAAACGTCCTTGCGCTCGAAGATGATGCCTTCGGCTTCCTGATCGAACAGCCCGCGACGAGCCTGTCCGAACTCGCCCCCGAGCATGTCTTTTACAGCCGAACCCTCTCCAAAAGCTGGGCTCCGGGTTTGCGGATCTGCTATCTGCTCGCACCAAAGGCATTTGTTGCCCGCATTGACAAGGCACAGCGCGCGACCATCTGGGTTGCCACGCCCCTGATGGCCTCAGTCGCCAGCCATCTGGTGGCAAGCGGACACTATGAGGCTGTGACGAGCCTCAAACGACGCGAAATTGCCAAGCGGCAGAGAATTGTCGAAAAAATATTCGCCGATCTCGATCTGACCACGGATCCACGCAGCATGCATGTACTGCTGGCTCTACCGTCCGGTCTGCGCAGTGGCGAGATACTGGCGCTGCTGAGGGAACAGCATGTACTGGCATCCCCGATCAGCCAGTTCGAGGCCAGTGACGACAGCCCCGGAACCGAAGAGGGCCTGCGCCTGTGCATCGGCTCTCCATCGTCGCGCAAAACCTTTGAAGATGCGCTGGGTCGTATCCGGCAGACTCTTGATCCGTTTCTGCCGTCTCGATGAAGGCACATCGCTGCCCGCCCCATGGAAGGAACGGGCAGCGGTCGCACGTCACAGTCACTCAGGCTTGGCTGCTAAGAAGCCTGCGTTCAAACTGTGTCAGGCGTCTGCCACCATCCTCTGTCACCACCACGGTTTCGGAAAATCCTAGACCCTGCGCGGAGGCATAGAGATGGAACACCATGCCGGTTTCAAGCGGCCAATCCGACGTTGGCAGCAAGACCCTGGAAAAATCGCTGCTCCGTGGCGTCCGGTTGTAGATCCCCAGCGTATAGGCGGTGACATTCGGGAAGGCATCGCGCAGGCCGGACTTGAGCAGCCCCTGCCGCAAGATGGCATCAACCTGAGAGGCAATGGCACCGCTTTTCATTTCCGCGATCTGCTGATCCTGAAGCGAGATCAGCATCCGTGCGGTCTCATCCATCTCCCGTGAGGGCTGGCCGATGAAAATCGGGCGCATCAGGCGGGCGCAATAATGGGCGATCTTGGGGATCAGTTCCACATGCAGGATGTCACCATCCTGAAGACGGTCATTGCCGAGACCGCCATGGAGAAACTCATGACCGCCGCTGGAGCAAACGATAGGTCCAACCTCGCCAGTATCAGCCCCTTCCAGCAGATAGGTGCGGGCGGCAATGGCAGCAGCATCGCGCGGTGACATGCCAGCCCGGATGTCATGCGCAATCGCTCCCATGGCCTTGTCGGCGATGGCGGCAGCGGCGGCCAACTGCTCCACCTCGCGCCCGGACTTGATCCAGCGGAGGGCATCGGAGGCATCGGGCAAGTCGACGAACACCGCCTGCGGCAACAGCTCCATCAGACGGCGATAGCTACGGACAGTGAAGCTGTAGGAGTTGAAATCGACGCCAATGCGCGCCTTTTCCATCCCCAGGAGCCGCAGGACACCGGCGATTGCCAGCTGCGGCTCTTCATGATCCTCGAAGGTCACGATCCGCGCCACCAGATTGTTGCGGCGGCAGGGATCCTCATCGAGCTTTCTGAGCACATACACCGGCTCGCCGTCTTTGGGCAGCAGAACAACCCGGTACATCGTCTCGGACGGCGCATAGCCCGTCAGCCATGTCATCAGCTCGGCGCAGTCGGCCAGCACGATGTCCACACCGTGGGTGTTCATCAGCGCCCGGGCCTTGCCCAGACGCCAGTCATATTCCTCACGCGGGAAGGCCATCTCAGGCAACCTCGCAGATATCGAGAATGGTCAGCATGTATATGCGGATCATGTCGAGGAAGTCGGCAATGTCCACCCGCTCGTCCGGCATGGTGTTGTAGCGGCCGCCCGGACCACAGACGATGCCTTCCATGCCCAGTTCATGATAGAGATGGCCGGCATCGCTGCCATAGAAGCCGGTCGGCGTGATGGCACCGGTCGGCTGCGGTTCGCCACGCACGGTCTCATAGGCCTTGTTGATCGACTTGACGATCAGGGACTCCCTCGAGACCTCGAAGGCAGGCATGGTCAGGCGACCCTCGGCGCTTTCGGGCAGAATGACTGCCTTGAGGCCGGGGAAGCGGCTTTCCAGCCCGTTCAACTCGGCCCGAAGGTCGGCAAGAACACCCTCGCGGGTCTGACCGGGAGCATAGCGTGCAGTGCCCTTGAGACGGGCGAAGTCGGCAACCTGCGGCGGGCGCCATTCGACGAGATCCTTGCCCAGCGCCCCATGCACGACGCCGATGTGACCCCGGTTGATTCCCCTGTGCTCATCGCTGAGAGCCCCCGAGAAGGTCATGGCATTGATCCGCGGAATGATGTCACAGGCAGCTGCGATGGCGTCAACGGCTTCCTCGCGCTTGGACAGATGGCGGGTATTGCCAGTGAGCTCGATGGTGAAGGTCAGCGCTTCGGCATGCATTGTCACGGCCTGCAGGTCGCTCGGCTCGCTGTTGACGAAATAGTCCGCCTTGTAGCCGGCCCGGATCGCTGCCACGGTGCCCGGACCGCCCTGCAATTCGCCGACCACAAAGGTCAGGATCACATCGCCCTTGAGCTTGACGCCAGCATCTATCAGGGTCTTGACCGCGCAGAAATAGGCCGCGTCGCCCGACTTCATGTTGGAGACACCAATGCCATAGATGAACTTGTCATCGATCAGGCCGCCCCATGGATCAACGGTCCAGCCTTCCGTAACGGGATTGGTATCGAGATGGCCATTGAACAACAGGCTCTTGCCACCACCTTCGCCCTTCCATGTGCCGATCGCGTTGTAGCGACGGCCTTCATCGAACGGCTGAAGGTCGCTGATGAGGCCCAGCTTTTCGAGCTCTTCGGCCATATAGCGGGCCAGCGCAACCTCGCCCTCGGTTTCCGAGTAGCTCTTGTGACGAACCATGCTTGCCAGAAAGTCAAGACAGGCCTTCTCGTCAACATTTCCGATCAGTTCCCTGGGATCCATTTCATGTCCTTCTATGATCTCGCTTCACCTTGGTGAGATCCGTTGCTCCCTAAAGGAGCGCTGCGGGCAACCGGCACGGGGACAGCCTCCAGAAGCTGCCGGGTATAGTCGGCTCTCTGAGGGGCGGTGATGTCCCGGGTGGGGGCAATTTCGATAAGGTCGCCGCGATACATGACGGCAATCCTGTGAGCAATCTGACGCACGAGGTTGAGGTCGTGGGTGATGAACAGATAGGCGGTGCCGAATTCCTCGCGCAGCTCCATCAGCAGCTCGATCACCGAAGCCTGCACCGACACGTCGAGCGCCGAGGTGATCTCGTCACAGATGACCAGCTTGGGCTGAGAGGCAAAGGCACGGGCAATCGCCACACGCTGCTTCTCGCCGCCGGACAACTGGTGCGGATAGCGTGACGCATAGGAGGCGGGCAGCTTGACCTGTTCGAGGAGGCGGGAGATCTCGTCCCGCATCGCCTTGCCGGAATATTCCGTATAGAGCCGATAGGGACGCGAGAGGATGTCGCCGATGGTCTTGCGCGGATTGAGCGAGGCGTCCGGGTGCTGGAAGATGATCTGCACATCCCGGCGATAGGAGTCACTCATGTCGGCGATGCTATGGATCGGGCGCCCTTCGAAGCGGATCTCGCCCTCGAATTTGTTGAGCCCCGTCATGGCCTTGGCCAGCGTCGACTTGCCCGAGCCGCTTTCCCCGACGATCCCGAGAATCTCTCCCGGCTGGATGGCCAGATTGACGGCCCGGTTGCCGGTCACATGGTTGCCAGCCTTTTTGGAGAAGCGCCCGAAAAATGGCTTGCGGCCGTAGATGACGCTGACATTCTCGACCTCGGCCAATGGCTTGGCCGCATAGTCCGGCTCGCTGCCTGCAAGGCGAACGGAAGGATCTGGCACGGCGGCAATGAGCTTTTTGGTGTAGGGATCCTGTGGCCGAATGAAGATTTCACCCACCTTGCCTTGCTCGACGATTTCACCCCGGTTGATCACCGACACCCTGTGCGCGGTGCTGGCCACCAGCGCCAGATCGTGGGAGATATAGAGCGAGGCGACGCCCGTTTCCTGCTGCAGCGACTGGAACAGCTCGAGGATCTGCCGCGAGGTGATGACGTCCAGCGCCGTGGTCGGCTCATCAAAGATGATCAGTTCCGGATTGCAGGCAAAGGCGGTTGCGATAACAACACGCTGCTTCTCACCCCCCGAAGCTTCATGCGGGTAGCGATGCATCATCTGCGCCGGGGTCTTCAGGCCCACATGGGCAAGCCGCGCTTCCGCTTCGGCCCAGGCCTGCTTCTTGCTCAGCCCCTGATGACGGATCAGCACTTCGCTGATCTGACGGCCAAGCGAAAGGGTCGGATTGAGCGAGGTCGCCGGATCCTGAAAAACCATCGAAATGCGTTTGCCGCGAATGGCCTCGATCTCGCTGTTCGAACGCGCCATCAGATCCGAGCCATCAAAGCGGATGGCACCGGAAACCTCATGGGCGTTGCCCGGCAGATAGCGCATGATCGACCAGGCAAGCGACGACTTGCCCGAGCCGCTTTCGCCCACGAGCCCGACAATCTCGCCTGCCCCGATGCTCAGGCTGATATCCTTGAGCGCATGAAACGGGCCTTTGGCGGTGAGATAGTCGAGGCTGTAGCCTTCGACCGAGAGCACCGGAGCTGCTGTATCACTGGTCATTCCGGTCTCCTCACGTTTTCGGGTTGAGTACATCGCGCAGACCGTCGCCGAGCAGGTTGAACCCGATGGCGACCAGTGCGATGGCTAGGCTTGGCCAGACCAGAATCCAGCTGGAGATATGCATGTAGCGGCGCGCCTCGGAAACCATCAGCCCCCATTCCTCGGAGGGCGGCTGCGCCCCAAGACCAAGGAAGCTGAGCGTCGCGAACAGCATGATGGCGAAGGACACGCGAATGGTCATCTCAACGATGATCGGCGCAACGGTGTTGGGCAGCATTTCCGACAGGACGATGAAATTCGGCTTCTCTCCGCGTGCAATGGCGGCGCTGACGAAATCCTGCTTGCGAGCCGACAGGGCAACCGCACGGCTGATACGGGCCATGCCGGGGGCAAAGGCGATGGACACGGCCAGAAGTGCATTGATGTCGGAAGACCCGAGCAGGTTGACGATAATCAGCGCAAACAGCAGGCTCGGGATCGACATCACTGCGTCGACGGTACGCATGATGACCTCATCGGCCCGGCCACCAAGAAAGGCCGACGTAACCCCAACCAGAGCACCGACAACAGTGCCGATCAGGGTGGCCACCACTGCCATGATGACGGTGGAGCGGGCGCCAATCATCAGCCGTGAGAAAATGTCCCGGCCATATTGATCGGTTCCCAGCAGGAAGTCCGCACTCGGCCCCTTGAAGCGCGCCAGAATGGACATCGCCTCAGGATCGTGCGGAGCCAGATAGGGGCCAAAGGCCACGGCAATGAGCACCAGAAAGACGATGGTGGTGCCGATCGCACCTTGCGGGGATCGCATCAGACGTTTGATAAAGTCAATCATACTGGATCCTCTTGTCGAGCAGGGAATAGAGGATATCGGCAATGAAATTGACCACACAATAGGTCGCAGCCATGATCAGAACACCCGCCTGAATAGACGGCAGGTCGCGGGCCTGAATGGCAATGATCAACTGGCGGCCAATGCCGGGAATGGCAAAGATCTCTTCCACAACGATGACACCGCCGAGCAGATAGCCCACATCCAGAGCCACGATGGTGATCGTGGGCAGCAGCGCGTTGCGCAAGGCATGCCCCCAGAGAACCTGCCGTGAAGAAAGACCCTTGAGACGCGCCGCACGGATATAGTCAGCATGCAACACATCCACCATTTCCGAGCGCACCATGCGCGAGACATGGGCCACCAGAATGATGGAAATGACCGCAGCCGGCATGATCAGATGGGCGACTCCATCCCAGAAATTCTCGGTGAGCGGCACATAGCCCGTCGGAGGCAGAAGCTTCCAGCGGTCGGCAAGGAACAGCAGCGCCAGCGTGGCCGTAACGAACTCTGGCAGAGACACGCCAACATAGGAAATGAGGCTGACAGCCATGTCGACAATCTTACCACGACGCACCGCAGCGAGAATGCCCAGCGGCACGGCGATAAACAGCATCAGGCAGATGGAAAAGAGTGCGAGAAGCAACGAGCGGCTGAGAGCCTCAACCATGACAGGCCCGACTGACAGACCGGTGCGCAGCGAGGTTCCGAAATCACCCTGGAAGACACCGGCGATCCAGTGCAGATACTGCGTCCAGACCGGATCGTTCAGCCCCATCTGCTCCCGAAGCGCTGACAGCGCTTCTTCGGTCGCGTTCTCGCCCAGCATCATCACTGCCGCATCGGCAGGCAGAATCTGGGTCATGGCGAAAACGATCAACGACACGATCAGGAGCGTATAGAAAATCAGGGCCACCCGCTTTGTGAGATAGCTGGCAGACAACGTTTTGTTCCTGTTGTTTGTCACCGGCAGCCCGACAGCTCCAAGAGAGGGGACCTGGAACCGTCGGACCGTCGGCAGCAGTTAACTTGCTACGGGAAGATTAGGACCGCGTCGGGGCCTTGTCGGTCAGCCAGGCATGGTCGAAACGGAACACGGAAGCACGCGGATGGATATCATAGGCGGCAACCCAGCTCCGTTTGGCACCCAGCACATCGAAGAAGGTCGGGATGATGGACGGAACACCTTCATACTGAAGCTTCTGAGCCTCGGCATAAAGCTTGGCGCGGGTCGCATCATCGGCTGTCACACGTGCAGCATTGACCGCCTTGTCGAAGTCCGAATTATCCCAGCGCGTTTCGTTCCAGGCAGCATCGGAGGTGTAGAGCAATTTGAAGATACCGTCTTCGGTCGGCTGCATGTTGTAGAAGCCAACGTAGAAATTGCCCTTCTTCCAGACCTGATCGAGATAGGTGGCGTGCGGCATCGTCTGGACTTCGATATCGAAGCCAGCCGGTTTGGCCATTTCGCGCAGGGCAACAGCAAGCTGCGTGCGCAGGGCAGGCTTTTCGGAAGCCACCAGCGTGATCTTGATGCCATCGGCATAGCCGGCATCAGCCAGCAACTGCTTTGCCTTTTCAATGTCCGGCTTGCGCATCGGCTGTTCGGAATAGAAGCGATAGGCATTGTTGATCGGGGTATCGTTGCCTGCCGTGCCGAAGCCTTCGGTGACGAACTGGATCATGGCATCACGATCCACGGTAAGCGCAAGGGCCTGACGAACGCGCGGATCATCAAACGGCTTGACGTCGCACCGCATGTTGACGTTGCAGAACTGACCGGAAGCGACGCGCTGCAGGTCAACGCCGTCGGTGCCGTCAAGACGCATATACTCGGTTGGATCCAGAGTGGAAATCAGGTCGATCTCGCCAGCAATGAGCGCCGAGCTCTCTGCGGTGGAATCCGGATAGACATTCAGCACGACCTTGTCGAGATAGGGCCGTTCCGGATCATAATAGTCCGGGTTGCGTCCAACCACGACCTGACGGTCCGGCTCGAAGGAAACCAGCTTGAACGGGCCGGTACCAACAGCTTCGCTGGAGAGTTTGTCGAGGCCACTCTCGATGATGGCAGCTGGAACGATCTTGGCATTCATGTAAGCGGTTGCTACCGGCATGTCGGCATAGGGGCCCGTCAGCTTGAAGACAACGGTGAGCTCATCCTTGGCAACGACGTCCTCGATCGGCCCAACGTTCTTGCGGCCGGGAGAGGCGGTATCCGGATTGAGAATTGCCTTGTAGGAAGCGACCACGTCAGCAGCGGTCAGCGCCGAGCCATCGTGGAACTTGACGCCCTTGCGCAGGGTGAAGGTCCATTCGGTCAACTCTTCGTTGGCGCTCCAGCTTTCGGCCAGATCGGCTTCCGGGCTCATGTCCACCTTGAGACGGGTCAGGCCGCTGTAGAGCAGTTCGGCCAGCATGTATTCCGGGTTGACGCGGACAAGCAGCGGGTTGAGCACGCTGGTTGCCTGATCGATGGCCACACGCAGGGTGCCGCCTTTTACCGGAGCCTGCGCGAAGGCGGGCATGGAAAGAGAAAGGGTCGCCGAAGCTGCCACAAAGGCAGTTCCGAGGAGAAAACGTCTGCGGGTTGTTTCAAGCATTGGAGGTTCCTTCTTGAAGTGATTTTTGGCTGATATTCTTATTTTTGATCCGGATTCATATCCGGTTCGAAATCTGCGGCCAGATAGGACAGCACGCTCTTGGCAAGCGCGATGATATCTGGCGAAGTCGTATGTTCGTCCGGGCCATGGACATTGCTGGAAGGCCTCCCCAGCCCTCCCAGCAGGATTTCCTGCATCACACCGGCCTGCTGGACATATCCGAAGTCCGAACAGCTGGCCGCACCCCATTTGGCAAAGTCCTTCTTGCGATAACCAAAGCCCGCGCTGAGCGCCTTCTGCCAACGTGGCCAGTGGGCCCCGTCCGGGTCAGCTGTCGGGGTCAGATGGGATGTCTGCTCGATGCCATAGGTGATCATGTCGAGATCATCGAGAGCAGCATGAATGCATGCCTCGATCTCGGCGCGGGCGTCCGCGTAGGATTCTTCGGGCGCGTAGCGCCGCCCGATCAGCAACTCGAAACGCCCCGGCACCTGACCGGGTGCCGTCCCGCCATTGGCAGCTGCGATATAGAGCTGGGGCCGCAAGGGACCGCTTGCACCGGGAGCCGGCGCCAGCTTGGAGGCGCGCGCACCAACCTTTTCCTTGAGTGCCATAAGCGCATTCATCAGCGGGATGCTGGCTTCGATGGCATTGGCCCCTGCCCCGCTGCGGTTGCCGTCGCCCGCATGCACGGGCACGCCGCGAATGGTCAGCGTGAGCGCAAAGACGCCAAAGCATCCGGCCCAGACGCGCGGCGCCGCAGAGCCGTTGAAATTGAGAATATGGCCCTTGAGATAGCCCTGTTCCGCCAGATAGCGGATACCCGGATAGAGGCCGGATTCCTCGTCCGTGCAAAACAGCAGCATCGGGTCATAGGCGAGCGGAACAGCATGATCCTTGGCCACCTTAAGCGCCAGATAACAGGCAGCCATGGTGCCCTTCATGTCCGCAGCGCCCAGCCCGTAGAGCCGATCATCCATCTTGGTCATGGCAAATGGCTCGAAGGTCCATCCCGGTGCAACGGGAACCGTATCGACGTGGAAATAGAGCCCACAGACCGGCTTACCCGTTACACGCTCACCAATAAGATTGATCCGTTCGCCGGACGCCTTGCCCGAACGGGTCTTCCAGAGACCTTCGGGCACCGACACCCGTTCAAAACCGAAAGACAGCGGTTCAAACAGCGATTGCGCCAGATCCGCAAACGCTCCATAGCCCTCTCCCGGGGGGAAAGTGGTATCGACAGCGATCATCCGAGCCAGTGCATCCTCTGCAGAATTGACAGACTTCTCAATGGCTTCAAATGCCGGTTGCAAAGCTTGATGCGAGCGTAGAGAGTAACTTTTGTCTGACACCTTGTTGCCTCTGGATAGTGGACGGCGACGAATGTTTTCTATAAACTATATAGAAATATATGCGAGCAAAAGAGATAGATTGTCAATATGAAAGATGACGAGACACTGATGGCCCTTTTCCCCAAGGCGACGCAGGAAGATGATTTTTCACCGTCCATGGCTGACAGGGCCCAACCCCTCTACCTCGTGGTCAAGAGACAAATCTTTGAAGCTATCATGATGGGAAAATGGCCCGCAGGCACCGTCTTGCCCAGCGAAGTCGAACTGGCGCGGATGCTGCGCGTCTCTGTCGGAACCATCCGCCGGGCCCTCAGCGAACTGACGAATGAAGGCATGCTCAGCCGCCGTCGCAAGACCGGCACTGTGGTAACTGGTCGCACCCCCCAGCACAGCCTCCGCTTCTTCTTTCAATATTTCCGCCTGCACGGACTGGACGGATCCCTGCAGCATTCGCAGGCCAGAAACCTGTCGCTGGTTTTCGGAGAGGCTACGGATATCGAATCAGAAAATCTAAGCGTTGAACCAGCCACCCCGGTCATGCGCCTGTCGCGTGTGCGCAGCGTTCACGACAAGCCCGTAATGGTTGAAACCGTAACGATGCCATCGGAACATTTGACGGATTTCCCGCGCAATGCGGAGGACGTCCCGGCCCTGCTCTATCTGTATCTGCTTGAGCATTACGACATTCGCATCTCGGCCGTGCGGGAAAAGATCGCGGCGGAATTGGCAAATGAGGATGACCTCGTCCATCTGCAACTGGAAGCCCCGAGCGCCGTCTTGACGATCGAGGAAGTGGCCTATGATCAGACCGGCACCCCGGTGCTTTTCACCAAACACCGGGCGACCACCCGCAGCCATCGCTACATCAACGAATTGCAGTAGGTCGTCGCCGCACAACAGGAAGACGGGCTCTTACGCCTTGGCTGCCAACGTCTGCCTGATGTCCTCCAGCCGCCTTGTCTGCCGATTCCCGGCATCGAAATTGTCAGGGGCCAGCCAGAGCTCGAATGCCTCTTTGAGGAGAGGCCATTCCTTGTCGATGATCGAGAACCAGGCAGTGTCCCGAGACCGGCCCTTGTAGATGATCGCCTGCCGGAAATGCCTTCAAAGCTGAAGCCAAGTCGCTCCGCAGCCTTGCGCGAAGGCGCGTTGAGGCTGTCACATTTCCATTCATAACGGCGATAGCCAAGATCCCCGAAGACATAGCCCATCAGCAGGAACTGCGCCTCGGTCGCTGCAGTCTTCTGTTTGAGCAAGGGAGAAAAGGCGACGTTGCCAACCTCGATCACGCCATTGGCCGGATCGATTCGCATCAGCGAGAAGGTGGCAACAGCCTTGCCTAGCGCCAGATTGATGATGGCATAATGTTTGGGATCCGGGCTTTGGGCCGCCGCTCGCAGATAGGCATCGAACCCATCGCGACAGAGAAACGGACCACCGGTCATATAGGTCCAGTCGCGGCCGTCTGGCGCCGTCGCATAAGCCTCATAAAGATCACGTCCATGCCGGTCGGCATCAAGTGGCTCCAGCCGACAATGCTGGCCTGTAAGCACGACATCTCCGGGGCGTGGGCGAGCCGACCAGTCCGGCAGGGCATCACCGATCGGTTGTCCGTATTGATTGACCGTCATCTTGAGAACTCCCCGTTGGCAACACACTGCTTCGGCGCAACCATTCTTGCGGCTCATGCGCGGCATAGTAAGGCAGAATGGCGAAAACAAAAGACCCTTTCTCCCCTCACCCCCAGAGGAGAGCCGGTCACATCCGCCACTTCATGGTCTCTCCAGACAGATATCAACGCCCATGAAAAGAATGCCCGCAAAGCGGGCATCCCAACTGGTCAGATCGGTGTGGCACCTCTC
Proteins encoded:
- a CDS encoding GntR family transcriptional regulator, whose protein sequence is MKDDETLMALFPKATQEDDFSPSMADRAQPLYLVVKRQIFEAIMMGKWPAGTVLPSEVELARMLRVSVGTIRRALSELTNEGMLSRRRKTGTVVTGRTPQHSLRFFFQYFRLHGLDGSLQHSQARNLSLVFGEATDIESENLSVEPATPVMRLSRVRSVHDKPVMVETVTMPSEHLTDFPRNAEDVPALLYLYLLEHYDIRISAVREKIAAELANEDDLVHLQLEAPSAVLTIEEVAYDQTGTPVLFTKHRATTRSHRYINELQ